In Panthera leo isolate Ple1 chromosome E3, P.leo_Ple1_pat1.1, whole genome shotgun sequence, a genomic segment contains:
- the STUB1 gene encoding E3 ubiquitin-protein ligase CHIP has product MKGKEEKEGGARLGAGGGSPEKSPSAQELKEQGNRLFVGRKYPEAAACYGRAITRNPLVAVYYTNRALCYLKMQQHEQALADCRRALELDGQSVKAHFFLGQCQLEMESYDEAIANLQRAYNLAKEQRLNFGDDIPSALRIAKKKRWNSIEERRIHQENELHSYLTRLIVAERERELEECQRNHEGDEDDSHVRAQQACIEAKHDKYLADMDELFSQVDEKRKKRDIPDYLCGKISFELMREPCITPSGITYDRKDIEEHLQRVGHFDPVTRSPLTQEQLIPNLAMKEVIDAFISENGWVEDY; this is encoded by the exons ATGAAGggcaaggaggagaaggaaggcgGCGCGCGGCTGGGCGCCGGCGGCGGAAGCCCCGAAAAAAGCCCGAGCGCGCAAGAGCTCAAGGAGCAGGGCAACCGGCTCTTCGTGGGCCGCAAGTACCCGGAGGCGGCGGCCTGCTACGGCCGCGCCATC ACCCGGAATCCTCTGGTGGCAGTGTACTACACCAACCGGGCATTGTGCTACCTGAAGATGCAGCAGCACGAGCAGGCCCTAGCAGACTGTCGGCGGGCCTTGGAGCTGGACGGGCAGTCTGTGAAGGCACACTTCTTCCTGGGACAATGCCAGCTGGAGATGGAGAGCTACGATGAGGCCATTGCCAACCTGCAGCGAG cctaCAACCTCGCCAAGGAGCAGCGGCTCAACTTTGGGGATGACATCCCTAGTGCCCTGCGCATCGCCAAGAAGAAGCGCTGGAACAGCATTGAGGAGCGGCGCATCCACCAGGAGAACGAGCTGCACTCCTACCTCACCCGGCTTATCGTGGCCGAGCGGGAGAG GGAGCTGGAAGAATGCCAGAGGAACCACGAGGGTGATGAGGACGACAGCCACGTTCGGGCCCAGCAGGCCTGCATCGAGGCCAAGCAC GACAAGTACTTAGCAGACATGGATGAGCTTTTCTCCCAGGTGgatgagaaaagaaag AAGCGAGACATCCCCGACTACCTGTGTGGCAAGATCAGCTTTGAGCTCATGCGGGAGCCGTGCATCACACCCAGTGGCATCACCTACGACCGCAAGGACATCGAGGAGCACCTGCAG CGTGTGGGTCACTTTGACCCTGTCACCCGGAGCCCCCTGACCCAGGAACAGCTCATCCCGAACCTGGCCATGAAAGAGGTCATTGATGCGTTCATCTCTGAGAACGGCTGGGTGGAGGACTACTGA
- the RHBDL1 gene encoding rhomboid-related protein 1 isoform X4, whose protein sequence is MDRSSLLQLIQEQQLDPENTGFIGADTFTGLVHSHELPLDPAKLDMLVALAQSNERGQVCYQELVDLISSKRSSSFKRAIANGQRALPRDGLLDEPGLGVYKRFVRYVAYEILPREVDRHWYFYRHRSCPPPVFMASVTLAQIIVFLCYGARLNKWVLQTYHPEYMKSPLVYHPGHRARAWRFLTYMFMHVGLEQLGFNALLQLMIGVPLEMVHGLLRISLLYLAGVLAGSLTVSITDMRAPVVGGSGGVYALCSAHLANVVMNWAGMRCPYKLLRMVLALVCSAVVGVSMGLTILRSYEERLRDQCGWWVVLLAYGTFLLFAIFWNVFAYDLLGAHIPPPP, encoded by the exons ATGGACAGGAGCTCGCTGCTGCAGCTTATCCAGGAGCAG cagctgGACCCTGAGAACACAGGTTTCATCGGTGCGGACACCTTCACTGGCCTGGTGCACAGCCATGAGCTGCCTCTGGACCCAGCCAAGCTGGACATGCTGGTGGCCTTGGCCCAGAGCAACGAGCGGGGCCAGGTCTGCTACCAGGAGCTGGTGGACCTG ATCAGCAGTAAACGCTCAAGCAGCTTTAAGCGGGCCATCGCCAACGGACAGAGGGCCCTGCCCCGGGACGGGCTGCTGGATGAGCCAGGCCTGGGCGTCTACAAGCGGTTTGTGCGCTACGTCGCCTACGAGATCCTGCCCCGGGAGGTGGACCGCCACTGGTACTTCTACCGGCACCGCAGCTGCCCACCCCCCGTGTTTATGGCCTCGGTCACCCTTGCCCAG ATCATCGTGTTCCTGTGCTACGGGGCCCGTCTCAACAAATGGGTGCTGCAGACCTACCACCCTGAGTACATGAAGAGCCCCCTCGTGTACCATCCCGGCCACCGTGCTCGAGCCTGGCGCTTCCTCACCTACATGTTCATGCACGTCGG CCTGGAGCAGCTGGGGTTCAACGCGCTCCTGCAGCTGATGATCGGGGTGCCCTTGGAGATGGTGCACGGTCTGCTCCGCATCAGCCTGCTCTACCTGGCCGGCGTGCTGGCAG GCTCCCTGACTGTCTCCATTACCGACATGCGGGCCCCTGTGGTGGGGGGCTCTGGTGGGGTCTACGCCTTGTGCTCGGCACACCTGGCCAACGTCGTCATG AACTGGGCTGGGATGAGGTGTCCCTACAAGCTGCTGAGGATGGTGCTGGCCTTGGTGTGCA GTGCAGTGGTCGGGGTCAGCATGGGTCTGACCATCCTGCGCAGCTATGAGGAGCGGCTTCGGGACCAGTGCGGCTGGTGGGTGGTGCTGCTTGCCTACGGCACTTTCCTGCTCTTTGCCATCTTCTGGAACGTCTTCGCCTATGACCTGCTAGGCGCCCacatccccccaccaccctga
- the RHBDL1 gene encoding rhomboid-related protein 1 isoform X1, with product MDRSSLLQLIQEQQLDPENTGFIGADTFTGLVHSHELPLDPAKLDMLVALAQSNERGQVCYQELVDLISSKRSSSFKRAIANGQRALPRDGLLDEPGLGVYKRFVRYVAYEILPREVDRHWYFYRHRSCPPPVFMASVTLAQIIVFLCYGARLNKWVLQTYHPEYMKSPLVYHPGHRARAWRFLTYMFMHVGLEQLGFNALLQLMIGVPLEMVHGLLRISLLYLAGVLAGSLTVSITDMRAPVVGGSGGVYALCSAHLANVVMNWAGMRCPYKLLRMVLALVCMSSEVGRAVWLRFSPPLPASGPQPSFMAHLAGAVVGVSMGLTILRSYEERLRDQCGWWVVLLAYGTFLLFAIFWNVFAYDLLGAHIPPPP from the exons ATGGACAGGAGCTCGCTGCTGCAGCTTATCCAGGAGCAG cagctgGACCCTGAGAACACAGGTTTCATCGGTGCGGACACCTTCACTGGCCTGGTGCACAGCCATGAGCTGCCTCTGGACCCAGCCAAGCTGGACATGCTGGTGGCCTTGGCCCAGAGCAACGAGCGGGGCCAGGTCTGCTACCAGGAGCTGGTGGACCTG ATCAGCAGTAAACGCTCAAGCAGCTTTAAGCGGGCCATCGCCAACGGACAGAGGGCCCTGCCCCGGGACGGGCTGCTGGATGAGCCAGGCCTGGGCGTCTACAAGCGGTTTGTGCGCTACGTCGCCTACGAGATCCTGCCCCGGGAGGTGGACCGCCACTGGTACTTCTACCGGCACCGCAGCTGCCCACCCCCCGTGTTTATGGCCTCGGTCACCCTTGCCCAG ATCATCGTGTTCCTGTGCTACGGGGCCCGTCTCAACAAATGGGTGCTGCAGACCTACCACCCTGAGTACATGAAGAGCCCCCTCGTGTACCATCCCGGCCACCGTGCTCGAGCCTGGCGCTTCCTCACCTACATGTTCATGCACGTCGG CCTGGAGCAGCTGGGGTTCAACGCGCTCCTGCAGCTGATGATCGGGGTGCCCTTGGAGATGGTGCACGGTCTGCTCCGCATCAGCCTGCTCTACCTGGCCGGCGTGCTGGCAG GCTCCCTGACTGTCTCCATTACCGACATGCGGGCCCCTGTGGTGGGGGGCTCTGGTGGGGTCTACGCCTTGTGCTCGGCACACCTGGCCAACGTCGTCATG AACTGGGCTGGGATGAGGTGTCCCTACAAGCTGCTGAGGATGGTGCTGGCCTTGGTGTGCA TGAGCTCCGAGGTGGGCCGGGCCGTGTGGCTCCGCTTTTCCCCACCACTGCCTGCCTCAGGCCCACAGCCCAGCTTCATGGCACACCTGGCAGGTGCAGTGGTCGGGGTCAGCATGGGTCTGACCATCCTGCGCAGCTATGAGGAGCGGCTTCGGGACCAGTGCGGCTGGTGGGTGGTGCTGCTTGCCTACGGCACTTTCCTGCTCTTTGCCATCTTCTGGAACGTCTTCGCCTATGACCTGCTAGGCGCCCacatccccccaccaccctga
- the RHBDL1 gene encoding rhomboid-related protein 1 isoform X5, with amino-acid sequence MDRSSLLQLIQEQQLDPENTGFIGADTFTGLVHSHELPLDPAKLDMLVALAQSNERGQVCYQELVDLISSKRSSSFKRAIANGQRALPRDGLLDEPGLGVYKRFVRYVAYEILPREVDRHWYFYRHRSCPPPVFMASVTLAQIIVFLCYGARLNKWVLQTYHPEYMKSPLVYHPGHRARAWRFLTYMFMHVGLEQLGFNALLQLMIGVPLEMVHGLLRISLLYLAGVLAGEAGTCPLAWSLNWAGMRCPYKLLRMVLALVCSAVVGVSMGLTILRSYEERLRDQCGWWVVLLAYGTFLLFAIFWNVFAYDLLGAHIPPPP; translated from the exons ATGGACAGGAGCTCGCTGCTGCAGCTTATCCAGGAGCAG cagctgGACCCTGAGAACACAGGTTTCATCGGTGCGGACACCTTCACTGGCCTGGTGCACAGCCATGAGCTGCCTCTGGACCCAGCCAAGCTGGACATGCTGGTGGCCTTGGCCCAGAGCAACGAGCGGGGCCAGGTCTGCTACCAGGAGCTGGTGGACCTG ATCAGCAGTAAACGCTCAAGCAGCTTTAAGCGGGCCATCGCCAACGGACAGAGGGCCCTGCCCCGGGACGGGCTGCTGGATGAGCCAGGCCTGGGCGTCTACAAGCGGTTTGTGCGCTACGTCGCCTACGAGATCCTGCCCCGGGAGGTGGACCGCCACTGGTACTTCTACCGGCACCGCAGCTGCCCACCCCCCGTGTTTATGGCCTCGGTCACCCTTGCCCAG ATCATCGTGTTCCTGTGCTACGGGGCCCGTCTCAACAAATGGGTGCTGCAGACCTACCACCCTGAGTACATGAAGAGCCCCCTCGTGTACCATCCCGGCCACCGTGCTCGAGCCTGGCGCTTCCTCACCTACATGTTCATGCACGTCGG CCTGGAGCAGCTGGGGTTCAACGCGCTCCTGCAGCTGATGATCGGGGTGCCCTTGGAGATGGTGCACGGTCTGCTCCGCATCAGCCTGCTCTACCTGGCCGGCGTGCTGGCAGGTGAGGCAGGCACGTGCCCCCTGGCCTGGTCACTG AACTGGGCTGGGATGAGGTGTCCCTACAAGCTGCTGAGGATGGTGCTGGCCTTGGTGTGCA GTGCAGTGGTCGGGGTCAGCATGGGTCTGACCATCCTGCGCAGCTATGAGGAGCGGCTTCGGGACCAGTGCGGCTGGTGGGTGGTGCTGCTTGCCTACGGCACTTTCCTGCTCTTTGCCATCTTCTGGAACGTCTTCGCCTATGACCTGCTAGGCGCCCacatccccccaccaccctga
- the RHBDL1 gene encoding rhomboid-related protein 1 isoform X3: protein MDRSSLLQLIQEQQLDPENTGFIGADTFTGLVHSHELPLDPAKLDMLVALAQSNERGQVCYQELVDLISSKRSSSFKRAIANGQRALPRDGLLDEPGLGVYKRFVRYVAYEILPREVDRHWYFYRHRSCPPPVFMASVTLAQIIVFLCYGARLNKWVLQTYHPEYMKSPLVYHPGHRARAWRFLTYMFMHVGLEQLGFNALLQLMIGVPLEMVHGLLRISLLYLAGVLAGEAGTCPLAWSLNWAGMRCPYKLLRMVLALVCMSSEVGRAVWLRFSPPLPASGPQPSFMAHLAGAVVGVSMGLTILRSYEERLRDQCGWWVVLLAYGTFLLFAIFWNVFAYDLLGAHIPPPP from the exons ATGGACAGGAGCTCGCTGCTGCAGCTTATCCAGGAGCAG cagctgGACCCTGAGAACACAGGTTTCATCGGTGCGGACACCTTCACTGGCCTGGTGCACAGCCATGAGCTGCCTCTGGACCCAGCCAAGCTGGACATGCTGGTGGCCTTGGCCCAGAGCAACGAGCGGGGCCAGGTCTGCTACCAGGAGCTGGTGGACCTG ATCAGCAGTAAACGCTCAAGCAGCTTTAAGCGGGCCATCGCCAACGGACAGAGGGCCCTGCCCCGGGACGGGCTGCTGGATGAGCCAGGCCTGGGCGTCTACAAGCGGTTTGTGCGCTACGTCGCCTACGAGATCCTGCCCCGGGAGGTGGACCGCCACTGGTACTTCTACCGGCACCGCAGCTGCCCACCCCCCGTGTTTATGGCCTCGGTCACCCTTGCCCAG ATCATCGTGTTCCTGTGCTACGGGGCCCGTCTCAACAAATGGGTGCTGCAGACCTACCACCCTGAGTACATGAAGAGCCCCCTCGTGTACCATCCCGGCCACCGTGCTCGAGCCTGGCGCTTCCTCACCTACATGTTCATGCACGTCGG CCTGGAGCAGCTGGGGTTCAACGCGCTCCTGCAGCTGATGATCGGGGTGCCCTTGGAGATGGTGCACGGTCTGCTCCGCATCAGCCTGCTCTACCTGGCCGGCGTGCTGGCAGGTGAGGCAGGCACGTGCCCCCTGGCCTGGTCACTG AACTGGGCTGGGATGAGGTGTCCCTACAAGCTGCTGAGGATGGTGCTGGCCTTGGTGTGCA TGAGCTCCGAGGTGGGCCGGGCCGTGTGGCTCCGCTTTTCCCCACCACTGCCTGCCTCAGGCCCACAGCCCAGCTTCATGGCACACCTGGCAGGTGCAGTGGTCGGGGTCAGCATGGGTCTGACCATCCTGCGCAGCTATGAGGAGCGGCTTCGGGACCAGTGCGGCTGGTGGGTGGTGCTGCTTGCCTACGGCACTTTCCTGCTCTTTGCCATCTTCTGGAACGTCTTCGCCTATGACCTGCTAGGCGCCCacatccccccaccaccctga
- the RHBDL1 gene encoding rhomboid-related protein 1 isoform X7 has protein sequence MDRSSLLQLIQEQQLDPENTGFIGADTFTGLVHSHELPLDPAKLDMLVALAQSNERGQVCYQELVDLIIVFLCYGARLNKWVLQTYHPEYMKSPLVYHPGHRARAWRFLTYMFMHVGLEQLGFNALLQLMIGVPLEMVHGLLRISLLYLAGVLAGSLTVSITDMRAPVVGGSGGVYALCSAHLANVVMNWAGMRCPYKLLRMVLALVCMSSEVGRAVWLRFSPPLPASGPQPSFMAHLAGAVVGVSMGLTILRSYEERLRDQCGWWVVLLAYGTFLLFAIFWNVFAYDLLGAHIPPPP, from the exons ATGGACAGGAGCTCGCTGCTGCAGCTTATCCAGGAGCAG cagctgGACCCTGAGAACACAGGTTTCATCGGTGCGGACACCTTCACTGGCCTGGTGCACAGCCATGAGCTGCCTCTGGACCCAGCCAAGCTGGACATGCTGGTGGCCTTGGCCCAGAGCAACGAGCGGGGCCAGGTCTGCTACCAGGAGCTGGTGGACCTG ATCATCGTGTTCCTGTGCTACGGGGCCCGTCTCAACAAATGGGTGCTGCAGACCTACCACCCTGAGTACATGAAGAGCCCCCTCGTGTACCATCCCGGCCACCGTGCTCGAGCCTGGCGCTTCCTCACCTACATGTTCATGCACGTCGG CCTGGAGCAGCTGGGGTTCAACGCGCTCCTGCAGCTGATGATCGGGGTGCCCTTGGAGATGGTGCACGGTCTGCTCCGCATCAGCCTGCTCTACCTGGCCGGCGTGCTGGCAG GCTCCCTGACTGTCTCCATTACCGACATGCGGGCCCCTGTGGTGGGGGGCTCTGGTGGGGTCTACGCCTTGTGCTCGGCACACCTGGCCAACGTCGTCATG AACTGGGCTGGGATGAGGTGTCCCTACAAGCTGCTGAGGATGGTGCTGGCCTTGGTGTGCA TGAGCTCCGAGGTGGGCCGGGCCGTGTGGCTCCGCTTTTCCCCACCACTGCCTGCCTCAGGCCCACAGCCCAGCTTCATGGCACACCTGGCAGGTGCAGTGGTCGGGGTCAGCATGGGTCTGACCATCCTGCGCAGCTATGAGGAGCGGCTTCGGGACCAGTGCGGCTGGTGGGTGGTGCTGCTTGCCTACGGCACTTTCCTGCTCTTTGCCATCTTCTGGAACGTCTTCGCCTATGACCTGCTAGGCGCCCacatccccccaccaccctga
- the RHBDL1 gene encoding rhomboid-related protein 1 isoform X2: MDRSSLLQLIQEQLDPENTGFIGADTFTGLVHSHELPLDPAKLDMLVALAQSNERGQVCYQELVDLISSKRSSSFKRAIANGQRALPRDGLLDEPGLGVYKRFVRYVAYEILPREVDRHWYFYRHRSCPPPVFMASVTLAQIIVFLCYGARLNKWVLQTYHPEYMKSPLVYHPGHRARAWRFLTYMFMHVGLEQLGFNALLQLMIGVPLEMVHGLLRISLLYLAGVLAGSLTVSITDMRAPVVGGSGGVYALCSAHLANVVMNWAGMRCPYKLLRMVLALVCMSSEVGRAVWLRFSPPLPASGPQPSFMAHLAGAVVGVSMGLTILRSYEERLRDQCGWWVVLLAYGTFLLFAIFWNVFAYDLLGAHIPPPP; the protein is encoded by the exons ATGGACAGGAGCTCGCTGCTGCAGCTTATCCAGGAGCAG ctgGACCCTGAGAACACAGGTTTCATCGGTGCGGACACCTTCACTGGCCTGGTGCACAGCCATGAGCTGCCTCTGGACCCAGCCAAGCTGGACATGCTGGTGGCCTTGGCCCAGAGCAACGAGCGGGGCCAGGTCTGCTACCAGGAGCTGGTGGACCTG ATCAGCAGTAAACGCTCAAGCAGCTTTAAGCGGGCCATCGCCAACGGACAGAGGGCCCTGCCCCGGGACGGGCTGCTGGATGAGCCAGGCCTGGGCGTCTACAAGCGGTTTGTGCGCTACGTCGCCTACGAGATCCTGCCCCGGGAGGTGGACCGCCACTGGTACTTCTACCGGCACCGCAGCTGCCCACCCCCCGTGTTTATGGCCTCGGTCACCCTTGCCCAG ATCATCGTGTTCCTGTGCTACGGGGCCCGTCTCAACAAATGGGTGCTGCAGACCTACCACCCTGAGTACATGAAGAGCCCCCTCGTGTACCATCCCGGCCACCGTGCTCGAGCCTGGCGCTTCCTCACCTACATGTTCATGCACGTCGG CCTGGAGCAGCTGGGGTTCAACGCGCTCCTGCAGCTGATGATCGGGGTGCCCTTGGAGATGGTGCACGGTCTGCTCCGCATCAGCCTGCTCTACCTGGCCGGCGTGCTGGCAG GCTCCCTGACTGTCTCCATTACCGACATGCGGGCCCCTGTGGTGGGGGGCTCTGGTGGGGTCTACGCCTTGTGCTCGGCACACCTGGCCAACGTCGTCATG AACTGGGCTGGGATGAGGTGTCCCTACAAGCTGCTGAGGATGGTGCTGGCCTTGGTGTGCA TGAGCTCCGAGGTGGGCCGGGCCGTGTGGCTCCGCTTTTCCCCACCACTGCCTGCCTCAGGCCCACAGCCCAGCTTCATGGCACACCTGGCAGGTGCAGTGGTCGGGGTCAGCATGGGTCTGACCATCCTGCGCAGCTATGAGGAGCGGCTTCGGGACCAGTGCGGCTGGTGGGTGGTGCTGCTTGCCTACGGCACTTTCCTGCTCTTTGCCATCTTCTGGAACGTCTTCGCCTATGACCTGCTAGGCGCCCacatccccccaccaccctga
- the RHBDL1 gene encoding rhomboid-related protein 1 isoform X6 translates to MDRSSLLQLIQEQQLDPENTGFIGADTFTGLVHSHELPLDPAKLDMLVALAQSNERGQVCYQELVDLISSKRSSSFKRAIANGQRALPRDGLLDEPGLGVYKRFVRYVAYEILPREVDRHWYFYRHRSCPPPVFMASVTLAQIIVFLCYGARLNKWVLQTYHPEYMKSPLVYHPGHRARAWRFLTYMFMHVGLEQLGFNALLQLMIGVPLEMVHGLLRISLLYLAGVLAVSSEVGRAVWLRFSPPLPASGPQPSFMAHLAGAVVGVSMGLTILRSYEERLRDQCGWWVVLLAYGTFLLFAIFWNVFAYDLLGAHIPPPP, encoded by the exons ATGGACAGGAGCTCGCTGCTGCAGCTTATCCAGGAGCAG cagctgGACCCTGAGAACACAGGTTTCATCGGTGCGGACACCTTCACTGGCCTGGTGCACAGCCATGAGCTGCCTCTGGACCCAGCCAAGCTGGACATGCTGGTGGCCTTGGCCCAGAGCAACGAGCGGGGCCAGGTCTGCTACCAGGAGCTGGTGGACCTG ATCAGCAGTAAACGCTCAAGCAGCTTTAAGCGGGCCATCGCCAACGGACAGAGGGCCCTGCCCCGGGACGGGCTGCTGGATGAGCCAGGCCTGGGCGTCTACAAGCGGTTTGTGCGCTACGTCGCCTACGAGATCCTGCCCCGGGAGGTGGACCGCCACTGGTACTTCTACCGGCACCGCAGCTGCCCACCCCCCGTGTTTATGGCCTCGGTCACCCTTGCCCAG ATCATCGTGTTCCTGTGCTACGGGGCCCGTCTCAACAAATGGGTGCTGCAGACCTACCACCCTGAGTACATGAAGAGCCCCCTCGTGTACCATCCCGGCCACCGTGCTCGAGCCTGGCGCTTCCTCACCTACATGTTCATGCACGTCGG CCTGGAGCAGCTGGGGTTCAACGCGCTCCTGCAGCTGATGATCGGGGTGCCCTTGGAGATGGTGCACGGTCTGCTCCGCATCAGCCTGCTCTACCTGGCCGGCGTGCTGGCAG TGAGCTCCGAGGTGGGCCGGGCCGTGTGGCTCCGCTTTTCCCCACCACTGCCTGCCTCAGGCCCACAGCCCAGCTTCATGGCACACCTGGCAGGTGCAGTGGTCGGGGTCAGCATGGGTCTGACCATCCTGCGCAGCTATGAGGAGCGGCTTCGGGACCAGTGCGGCTGGTGGGTGGTGCTGCTTGCCTACGGCACTTTCCTGCTCTTTGCCATCTTCTGGAACGTCTTCGCCTATGACCTGCTAGGCGCCCacatccccccaccaccctga